A single region of the Garra rufa chromosome 6, GarRuf1.0, whole genome shotgun sequence genome encodes:
- the slc44a1a gene encoding choline transporter-like protein 1, which yields MGCCGSTQKTREWKPLEQRKCTDIPWLLLFILFNVGMLCICGFAIATGAASRLISGYDSYGNTCGQKNAKIPGIELSGRDHTSRKYVFFLDPCNIDILGRKIKSVALCVSKCPDAELKTYEDLTKFSAVNGSDLCSYDIQRDTYSTHPSRATKCPTLPVHPSASLPVFHRCMPVDISCYAKFAEAFITFISDNSVVHRVIAGVMTSKEIIMGLCLLALVLSLILMVVIRYISLVLVWILTAVVVAGSIGGTGILWWLYVDQSKSVNATLPAVELEVAKDNQKALLIYAIAATVFTVILLLLMFFMRKRVALTIALFHVAGKVFTYLPLLALQPFWTFLTLMLFWVYWITVLLFLGTNAYIATAINSTNFCTSARDAFFILAENALRVAAINSVGDFVLFLGKVLIVSCTAFAGVLSLNYQREYTVWVLPLIIVCLFAFLVAHCFLSIFEIVVDVLFLCFAIDTKYNDGSPGREYYMDKALMEFVENTRKATERYNKTEGESREMKSMTGGTLA from the exons ATGGGATGCTGCGGTAGCACACAG AAAACACGTGAGTGGAAACCCTTAGAGCAGAGGAAGTGCACGGATATACCATGGCTGCTCCTGTTCATCCTCTTCAATGTCGGCATG CTCTGCATCTGTGGCTTCGCTATAGCCACAGGAGCCGCCTCCAGACTCATTTCAGGGTACGATAGCTACGGGAACACCTGTGGTCAGAAGAATGCCAAAATCCCAGGAATAGAGCTCAGCGGCCGCGACCACACCTCTAGAAA ATATGTGTTTTTCCTGGACCCCTGTAACATCGACATACTGGGGCGAAAAATTAAATCTGTGGCTTTGTGCGTCTCGAAGTGTCCAGACGCCGAGCTGAAGACGTACGAGGATCTCACAAAGTTCTCAGCAGTGAATG GATCTGATTTATGCTCCTATGACATACAACGAGACACATATTCAACTCACCCTAGTAGGGCTACGAAATGCCCAACACTTCCTGTCCATCCAAG TGCATCTTTACCAGTGTTTCACCGCTGCATGCCTGTGGACATTTCCTGCTATGCCAAGTTTGCAGAGGCCTTCATTACTTTCATCAGTGACAACAGCGTGGTGCACCGGGTCATCGCTGGAGTGATGACATCCAAAGAGATCATCATGGGCTTGTGTCTGCTTGCACTCG TTCTGTCTCTGATCCTGATGGTTGTGATCCGCTACATCTCCTTGGTTCTGGTCTGGATTCTCACAGCTGTGGTGGTGGCTGGGTCGATTG GTGGGACGGGGATCTTGTGGTGGCTGTATGTGGATCAGTCCAAATCTGTGAACGCCACTCTCCCGGCTGTGGAACTGGAGGTGGCCAAAGACAACCAGAAAGCCCTGCTCATCTACGCCATCGCTGCCACTGTCTTCACT GTGATTCTGCTGCTGCTGATGTTCTTCATGAGGAAGCGTGTGGCGCTCACCATCGCTCTGTTTCACGTGGCCGGTAAAGTGTTCACCTATCTGCCTCTGCTGGCCCTGCAGCCCTTCTGGACCTTCCTCACGCTCATGCTCTTCTGGGTTTACTGGATCACCGTGCTCCTCTTCCTTGGAACC AACGCATATATAGCGACGGCCATCAACAGCACCAACTTCTGCACGTCTGCGCGAGATGCTTTCTTTATTCTAGCTGAAAACGCTCTCCGTGTGGCAGCTATCAACAGTGTCGGGGACTTTGTGCTGTTTTTAGGAAAG GTGTTGATCGTGTCATGTACGGCTTTTGCGGGCGTCCTTTCGCTAAACTATCAGCGTGAATACACCGTTTGGGTGCTGCCACTCATCATTGTGTGTCTCTTTGCTTTCCTGGTGGCTCACTGCTTCCTCTCCATCTTTGAGATCGTAGTAGACGTTCTCTTCCTCTGCTTCGCCATCGACACCAAGTACAACGACGGCAGCCCGGGAAGAGAGTACTACATGGACAAAGCTCTTATG GAGTTTGTAGAAAACACCAGGAAAGCCACAGAGCGGTACAACAAAACAGAAGGAGAGAGTAGGGAAATGAAATCTATG ACTGGAGGTACACTGGCTTGA
- the aptx gene encoding aprataxin, with protein sequence MPVCLLISEDEAHKPIQLHHQQSVTLGRGPETKIKDKKCSRDQVELRADCNRGFITVKQLGVNPTNVDNVVVGKGNQVTIKPGQRLYMVNQQYPYTVKFTEDTSTPRSATDLSKPAKRAHQMSSEGNGEKIKSPANKTSTSHTDHHRMSDDSPPPKKTPSGSDKSESAGHWSQGLKVSMQDPKMQVYKDDRVVVIKDKYPKARYHWLVLPWDSISSLKALHSEHVELLKHMQRVGDQMVQQCPDAHELSFRLGYHAIPSMSHVHLHVISQDFDSPCLKNKKHWNSFTTDYFVESQDVIAMLEHDGKVTVKEGTNELLKLPLRCHLCRKEQPTIPKLKEHLKTHLPS encoded by the exons ATGCCTGTGTGTTTACTAATAAGTGAAGATGAAGCACATAAACCCATTCAACTTCATCACCAACAATCCGTGACTCTGGGTCGAGGACCTGAAACTAAGATAAAAGACAAAAAGTGCTCAAGAGACCAAG ttgaatTGAGAGCTGATTGCAACAGAGGATTTATCACTGTTAAACAG cTGGGTGTGAATCCTACAAATGTGGACAATGTGGTTGTGGGCAAAGGCAATCAG GTGACCATAAAGCCAGGCCAGAGACTTTACATGGTCAATCAGCAGTATCCTTACACAGTGAAGTTCACTGAGGACACATCCACACCCAGATCTGCCACAGACTTGAGCAAACCTGCAAAAAGAGCCCATCAGATGAGCTCTGAAGGGAACGGAGAGAAGATCAAAAGCCCTGCAAACAAAACATCAACATCCCATACAGACCATCACAGAATGTCAGATGATTCACCTCCACCAAAAAAGACACCATCTGGATCAGATAAATCA GAATCTGCTGGCCATTGGAGCCAAGGGCTTAAAGTGTCGATGCAGGATCCTAAAATGCAG GTGTACAAAGATGATAGGGTTGTGGTAATCAAGGACAAGTACCCAAAGGCGCGGTACCATTGGTTGGTACTACCATGGGACTCGATCTCCAGTCTGAAGGCTCTGCATTCGGAGCACGTTGAGCTGCTCAAACACATGCAGCGTGTGGGAGATCAGATGGTGCAGCAGTGTCCTGACGCTCATGAACTAAGCTTCCGTTTGGGATATCATGCCATCCCCAGCATGAG TCACGTCCACCTGCATGTAATCAGCCAAGACTTTGACTCGCCGTGTTTGAAGAACAAGAAACACTGGAATTCCTTCACTACTGACTATTTCGTGGAGTCTCAAG ATGTCATTGCGATGCTGGAGCATGATGGAAAAGTGACAGTGAAAGAAGGCACTAATGAACTACTGAAGCTGCCTCTGCGCTGTCACTTGTGTCGTAAAGAGCAGCCGACGATACCCAAACTTAAAGAACATCTCAAAACTCACCTGCCTTCTTAA